A genomic stretch from Camelus ferus isolate YT-003-E chromosome 17, BCGSAC_Cfer_1.0, whole genome shotgun sequence includes:
- the RPL29 gene encoding 60S ribosomal protein L29, whose protein sequence is MAKSKNHTTHNQSRKWHRNGIKKPRSQRYESLKGVDPKFLRNMRFAKKHNKKGLKKMQANNVKAMNARAEAIKALVKPKEVKPKIPKGSSRKLSPLAYIAYPKLGKCARTHIAKGLRLCWPKAKDKAQTKAAATAPAPAPAPALAPAPAPAQSPKGTQAPTKAPE, encoded by the exons ATGGCCAAGTCGAAgaaccacaccacacacaaccaGT CCCGAAAATGGCACAGAAACGGCATCAAAAAACCCCGATCACAACGATACGAATCTCTTAAGGGG GTAGACCCCAAGTTCCTGAGGAACATGCGCTTTGCCAAGAAGCACAACAAGAAGGGCCTGAAGAAGATGCAGGCCAACAATGTCAAGGCCATGAATGCACGTGCTGAGGCTATCAAGGCTCTCGTAAAGCCCAAGGAGGTCAAGCCCAAGATTCCAAAGGGCAGCAGCCGAAAGCTCAGTCCACTTGCCTACATTGCTTACCCCAAGCTCGGGAAATGTGCTCGTACCCACATTGCCAAGGGTCTCAGGCTCTGTTGGCCAAAGGCCAAGGACAAGGCTCAGACCAAGGCTGCAGCTAcagctccggctccggctccggctccggctctggctccagctccagctccggCTCAGTCTCCCAAAGGCACCCAGGCCCCCACAAAGGCTCCAGAGTAG
- the LOC102512036 gene encoding aminoacylase-1 isoform X1: protein MASKGREGEHPSVTLFRQYLRIRTVQPEPDYGAAVTFLEERARQLGLGCQKVEVAPGRVVTVLTWPGTNPRLSSLLLNSHTDVVPVFKEHWSHDPFEAFKDADGYIYGRGTQDMKCVSIQYLEAVRRLKDEGHHFPRTIHMTFVPDEETGGHQGMELFVKRPEFQALRAGFALDEGLANPTDAFTVFYSERSPWWVQVTSTGKPGHGSRFIEDTAAEKLHKVVSSILAFREKERQRLQSNPQLKEGTVTSVNLTKIEGGVAYNVVPATMSASFDFRVAPDVDLKAFEEQLQGWCQAAGEGVTLEFAQKWTDFQVTSIDDSDPWWAAFSGVCKDMNLTLEPEIFPASTDSRYLRAAGVPALGFSPMNRTPVLLHDHDERLHEAVFLRGIDIYTRLLPALASVPALPSDG, encoded by the exons ATGGCCAGCAAGGGTCGCGAGGGCGAGCACCCATCCGTGACGCTCTTCCGTCAGTACCTGCGCATCCGCACCGTCCAGCCCGAGCCCGACTATG gggctgCCGTGACCTTCCTTGAGGAGAGAGCCCGTCAGCTGGGCCTGGGCTGTCAGAAAGTGGAG GTGGCACCTGGCCGTGTGGTGACTGTGCTGACCTGGCCAGGCACCAACCCCAGACTCTCCTCTCTGTTGCTCAACTCCCACACAGATGTGGTGCCTGTCTTCAAG gaacATTGGAGTCATGACCCCTTTGAAGCCTTCAAGGATGCTGATGGCTACATCTATGGCAGGGGTACCCAGGATATGAAGTGTGTCAGCATCCA GTACCTGGAGGCTGTGAGGAGGCTGAAGGATGAGGGCCACCATTTCCCCAGAACCATCCATATGACCTTTGTGCCAG atgaggagactggggGTCACCAAGGCATGGAGCTGTTTGTAAAGCGGCCTGAGTTCCAGGCCCTGAGGGCTGGCTTTGCCCTGGATGAGG gCCTGGCCAACCCCACTGACGCCTTCACCGTCTTTTACAGTGAGCGGAGTCCCTGGT GGGTGCAGGTCACAAGCACTGGGAAGCCAGGCCACGGCTCGCGCTTCATTGAGGACACAGCAGCAGAGAAGCTG CACAAGGTTGTGAGCTCCATCCTGGCTTTTCGggagaaggagaggcagag GCTGCAGTCAAACCCTCAACTGAAGGAGGGGACTGTGACTTCTGTGAACCTGACGAAGATAGAAGGCGGTGTGGCCTATAATGTGGTACCTGCCACTATGAGTGCCAGCTTTGACTTCCGTGTGGCACCAGATGTGGATTTGAAG GCTTTCGAGGAGCAGCTGCAGGGCTGGTGCCAGGCAGCTGGTGAGGGCGTCACCTTGGAGTTCGCTCAG AAGTGGACAGACTTCCAAGTGACATCTATTGATGACTCAGACCCCTGGTGGGCAGCATTTAGTGGGGTCTGCAAGGACAT GAACCTCACTCTGGAGCCAGAGATCTTCCCTGCTTCCACCGATAGCCGCTATCTTCGCGCA GCGGGGGTCCCAGCTCTGGGCTTCTCACCCATGAACCGCACACCCGTGCTGCTCCACGACCATGATGAGCGGCTGCATGAGGCCGTGTTCCTCCGCGGGATTGACATATACACTCGGCTCCTGCCCGCCCTGGCCAGTGTGCCCGCCCTGCCCAGTGATGGCTGA
- the LOC102512036 gene encoding aminoacylase-1 isoform X2, whose product MASKGREGEHPSVTLFRQYLRIRTVQPEPDYGAAVTFLEERARQLGLGCQKVEVAPGRVVTVLTWPGTNPRLSSLLLNSHTDVVPVFKEHWSHDPFEAFKDADGYIYGRGTQDMKCVSIQYLEAVRRLKDEGHHFPRTIHMTFVPDEETGGHQGMELFVKRPEFQALRAGFALDEGLANPTDAFTVFYSERSPWWVQVTSTGKPGHGSRFIEDTAAEKLHKVVSSILAFREKERQRLQSNPQLKEGTVTSVNLTKIEGGVAYNVVPATMSASFDFRVAPDVDLKAFEEQLQGWCQAAGEGVTLEFAQKWTDFQVTSIDDSDPWWAAFSGVCKDMLSLQEPHSGARDLPCFHR is encoded by the exons ATGGCCAGCAAGGGTCGCGAGGGCGAGCACCCATCCGTGACGCTCTTCCGTCAGTACCTGCGCATCCGCACCGTCCAGCCCGAGCCCGACTATG gggctgCCGTGACCTTCCTTGAGGAGAGAGCCCGTCAGCTGGGCCTGGGCTGTCAGAAAGTGGAG GTGGCACCTGGCCGTGTGGTGACTGTGCTGACCTGGCCAGGCACCAACCCCAGACTCTCCTCTCTGTTGCTCAACTCCCACACAGATGTGGTGCCTGTCTTCAAG gaacATTGGAGTCATGACCCCTTTGAAGCCTTCAAGGATGCTGATGGCTACATCTATGGCAGGGGTACCCAGGATATGAAGTGTGTCAGCATCCA GTACCTGGAGGCTGTGAGGAGGCTGAAGGATGAGGGCCACCATTTCCCCAGAACCATCCATATGACCTTTGTGCCAG atgaggagactggggGTCACCAAGGCATGGAGCTGTTTGTAAAGCGGCCTGAGTTCCAGGCCCTGAGGGCTGGCTTTGCCCTGGATGAGG gCCTGGCCAACCCCACTGACGCCTTCACCGTCTTTTACAGTGAGCGGAGTCCCTGGT GGGTGCAGGTCACAAGCACTGGGAAGCCAGGCCACGGCTCGCGCTTCATTGAGGACACAGCAGCAGAGAAGCTG CACAAGGTTGTGAGCTCCATCCTGGCTTTTCGggagaaggagaggcagag GCTGCAGTCAAACCCTCAACTGAAGGAGGGGACTGTGACTTCTGTGAACCTGACGAAGATAGAAGGCGGTGTGGCCTATAATGTGGTACCTGCCACTATGAGTGCCAGCTTTGACTTCCGTGTGGCACCAGATGTGGATTTGAAG GCTTTCGAGGAGCAGCTGCAGGGCTGGTGCCAGGCAGCTGGTGAGGGCGTCACCTTGGAGTTCGCTCAG AAGTGGACAGACTTCCAAGTGACATCTATTGATGACTCAGACCCCTGGTGGGCAGCATTTAGTGGGGTCTGCAAGGACAT GCTCTCTCTGCAGGAACCTCACTCTGGAGCCAGAGATCTTCCCTGCTTCCACCGATAG
- the ABHD14A gene encoding protein ABHD14A isoform X1 encodes MSRSQVALLGLGLLLMLLLYMGLPGPPDQTSWLWRDPNVTILAGFTPGNAPIFYREVIPFHRVRRLDVVLLHGKAFNSYTWEQLGTLQLLAQRGYRAVALDLPAPLSRCLLLFPGFGNSAPSKEAGTEAGRAELLERVLQDLEVKNAVLVSPSLSGRYALPFLMRGHHQLQGFVPIAPTSTQNYTQEQFWAVKTPTLILYGELDRILARESLRQLRHLPNHSVVKLRDAGHACYLHKPQDFHLALLAFLDHLP; translated from the exons ATGAGCCGGTCCCAGGTAGccctgctgggcctgggcctgctgCTCATGCTGCTACTGTACATGGGACTGCCAGGACCCCCTGACCAGACCTCCTGGCTCTGGAGAGATCCCAATGTCACGATCCTGGCTGGTTTCACCCCTGGCAACGCCCCCATTTTTTACCGCGAGGTGATCCCATTCCACCGGGTCCGCAG GTTGGATGTGGTACTGCTCCACGGAAAGGCCTTTAACTCCTACACATGGGAGCAGCTGGGCACGCTGCAGCTGCTGGCACAGAGGGGCTACCGGGCCGTGGCCCTCGACCTCCCAG CCCCCCTCAGCAGATGCCTTCTGCTGTTCCCAGGTTTTGGGAACTCAGCACCTTCAAAGGAGGCAGGCACAGAGGCAGGGCGGGCAGAGCTGCTGGAGCGAGTGCTGCAGGACCTGGAGGTGAAGAATGCCGTGTTGGTGAGCCCTTCGCTGAGTGGCCGCTATGCTCTGCCATTCCTGATGAGAGGCCACCACCAGCTGCAGGGATTCGTGCCCATTGCACCCACTTCCACCCAGAACTACACCCAGGAACAATTCTGGGCTGTGAAG ACCCCAACTCTCATCCTGTATGGGGAGCTGGACCGCATCCTGGCACGAGAGTCACTGCGGCAGCTCCGCCACCTGCCTAACCACTCAGTGGTGAAGCTGCGTGACGCAGGCCATGCCTGCTACCTTCACAAGCCGCAAGACTTCCACCTCGCCCTCCTTGCCTTCCTTGACCACCTGCCTTGA
- the ABHD14A gene encoding protein ABHD14A isoform X2, whose amino-acid sequence MSRSQVALLGLGLLLMLLLYMGLPGPPDQTSWLWRDPNVTILAGFTPGNAPIFYREVIPFHRVRRLDVVLLHGKAFNSYTWEQLGTLQLLAQRGYRAVALDLPGFGNSAPSKEAGTEAGRAELLERVLQDLEVKNAVLVSPSLSGRYALPFLMRGHHQLQGFVPIAPTSTQNYTQEQFWAVKTPTLILYGELDRILARESLRQLRHLPNHSVVKLRDAGHACYLHKPQDFHLALLAFLDHLP is encoded by the exons ATGAGCCGGTCCCAGGTAGccctgctgggcctgggcctgctgCTCATGCTGCTACTGTACATGGGACTGCCAGGACCCCCTGACCAGACCTCCTGGCTCTGGAGAGATCCCAATGTCACGATCCTGGCTGGTTTCACCCCTGGCAACGCCCCCATTTTTTACCGCGAGGTGATCCCATTCCACCGGGTCCGCAG GTTGGATGTGGTACTGCTCCACGGAAAGGCCTTTAACTCCTACACATGGGAGCAGCTGGGCACGCTGCAGCTGCTGGCACAGAGGGGCTACCGGGCCGTGGCCCTCGACCTCCCAG GTTTTGGGAACTCAGCACCTTCAAAGGAGGCAGGCACAGAGGCAGGGCGGGCAGAGCTGCTGGAGCGAGTGCTGCAGGACCTGGAGGTGAAGAATGCCGTGTTGGTGAGCCCTTCGCTGAGTGGCCGCTATGCTCTGCCATTCCTGATGAGAGGCCACCACCAGCTGCAGGGATTCGTGCCCATTGCACCCACTTCCACCCAGAACTACACCCAGGAACAATTCTGGGCTGTGAAG ACCCCAACTCTCATCCTGTATGGGGAGCTGGACCGCATCCTGGCACGAGAGTCACTGCGGCAGCTCCGCCACCTGCCTAACCACTCAGTGGTGAAGCTGCGTGACGCAGGCCATGCCTGCTACCTTCACAAGCCGCAAGACTTCCACCTCGCCCTCCTTGCCTTCCTTGACCACCTGCCTTGA